From a region of the Dictyostelium discoideum AX4 chromosome 2 chromosome, whole genome shotgun sequence genome:
- the hmgB gene encoding hmg CoA reductase B, which yields MIRIGSNLIKQSIKNTNKSGISRFFTTGSNNSTNYKPESCVKEEPKGKSVNVEDLKDQEIIALVDKGEIQPHNLETRLPNNFQRAVHIRRKLLARDLQKEHQRALHAQAVVAAAEKAATSGEDPSSIQPVVPPTSNLDFEGSLTNLPVDHFDYTKVLGACCENVIGYIPIPVGVAGPILLDGKLVSIPMATTEGCLVASTHRGAKAITKSGGAKTVLLQSGMTRAPVCRLPSSIRAGELKQWIENQENFYQVASAFNSTSRFARLKSIKVVIAGRLVYLRFKSSTGDAMGMNMVSKGVEKALEVITEYFPEMEVLSLSGNVCTDKKPSSINWLEGRGKSVVAEAVISGDIVRDVLKTTVEALVSLNIDKNLIGSAMAGSIGGFNAHASNIVTALYIATGQDPAQNVESSNCITLMESINGGKDLYISVTMPSIEVGTVGGGTHLPAQSACLDLLKIRGANLERPGANSEQLARVVAAAVLSGELSLMSALAAGHLVRSHLKHNRKTEAPAPQADTISMTHNLPHSD from the coding sequence atgaTTAGAATtggttcaaatttaattaaacaaagtATTAAAAACACAAATAAAAGTGGTATTTCAAGATTTTTTACAACAGGATCAAATAATAGTACCAATTATAAACCAGAATCATGTGTTAAAGAAGAACCAAAAGGTAAGAGTGTTAATGTCGAAGATTTAAAAGACCAAGAGATTATTGCATTAGTTGACAAGGGTGAAATCCAACCACATAATTTGGAAACTAGACTTCCAAATAACTTTCAAAGAGCAGTTCACATTAGAAGAAAATTATTAGCAAGAGATCTTCAAAAGGAACATCAAAGAGCACTTCACGCACAAGCAGTTGTTGCAGCAGCAGAGAAAGCAGCAACCAGCGGTGAAGATCCATCAAGCATTCAACCAGTTGTCCCACCAACATCAAATTTAGATTTTGAAGGTTCATTAACCAACTTACCAGTTGATCATTTCGATTACACCAAAGTTTTAGGTGCCTGTTGTGAAAATGTAATTGGTTACATTCCAATTCCAGTTGGTGTTGCAGGTCCAATCCTTTTAGATGGTAAATTAGTTTCAATTCCAATGGCAACCACTGAAGGTTGTTTAGTTGCATCAACTCATAGAGGTGCTAAAGCCATCACTAAATCTGGTGGTGCTAAAACTGTACTCTTACAAAGCGGTATGACTCGTGCACCAGTTTGTCGTTTACCATCATCCATTCGTGCTGGTGAACTTAAACAATGGATTGAAAATCAAGAGAACTTTTATCAAGTTGCCTCTGCATTCAACTCTACAAGTAGATTCGCTCGTTTAAAGAGTATTAAAGTTGTGATTGCAGGTAGACTCGTTTACCTTCGTTTCAAATCTTCCACTGGTGATGCTATGGGTATGAATATGGTTAGCAAAGGTGTTGAAAAAGCCCTCGAAGTCATCACTGAATACTTCCCAGAGATGGAAGTTCTCTCATTGAGTGGTAATGTTTGTACTGATAAGAAACCATCATCAATCAATTGGTTAGAAGGTCGTGGTAAGAGTGTAGTCGCCGAAGCTGTCATCTCTGGTGATATCGTTAGAGATGTACTTAAAACCACAGTCGAAGCTTTAGTATCACTCAACATTGATaagaatttaattggttCCGCTATGGCTGGTTCCATTGGTGGTTTCAATGCTCACGCTTCAAACATTGTCACTGCTCTCTACATTGCCACTGGTCAAGATCCAGCTCAAAATGTTGAATCTTCAAATTGTATTACCCTCATGGAAAGTATCAATGGTGGTAAAGATCTTTACATCTCTGTCACTATGCCATCTATTGAAGTTGGTactgttggtggtggtacaCATTTACCAGCTCAATCCGCTTGTCTCGATCTCTTAAAGATTCGTGGTGCCAATCTCGAACGTCCAGGTGCAAACTCTGAACAATTAGCTCGTGTCGTTGCCGCCGCTGTGCTCTCTGGTGAATTATCACTTATGAGTGCTCTCGCCGCTGGCCATTTAGTACGTTCTCACTTGAAACATAATCGTAAAACTGAAGCTCCTGCTCCACAAGCTGATACAATTTCGATGACTCATAATTTACCACATtctgattaa